A single window of Bacillota bacterium DNA harbors:
- a CDS encoding ABC transporter substrate-binding protein, whose translation MARLLIIILLVTLLAGCGGPKAAEQPEPAGKALIKVAALKGPTGIGMVKLMEDSKAGTTANDYEFELLGAPDEIVAKLTSGSVDVAAVPTNLAAVLHSKTNGNIQLIAINTLGVLYVLENGNSVQSMADLKGKTISATGQGATPEYALNYLLEQNGLVPGQDVTVDFLSEHAELATLTATGKADLVMLPEPFVTSVMAKNSDVRIALDITDEWRQATAKAGTTGVELTMGCLVARKDFAEANKEAVDTFLTEYEASTAFVNEHTGEAAQMVAANGIMADAALAEKAIPGCNIVYLDGEAMRRSAMAFYDVLFDANPKAVGGKLPSDDFYYAK comes from the coding sequence ATGGCCCGGCTGCTGATAATAATTCTATTGGTGACTTTGCTGGCCGGGTGCGGCGGGCCGAAGGCCGCTGAACAACCGGAACCCGCTGGTAAAGCGCTTATTAAGGTGGCGGCACTCAAAGGCCCAACCGGAATCGGCATGGTGAAATTAATGGAAGACAGCAAAGCGGGTACCACCGCTAACGACTACGAGTTTGAGCTGCTGGGGGCTCCTGATGAAATCGTTGCAAAGCTGACCTCGGGCAGCGTTGATGTGGCGGCCGTCCCCACCAATCTGGCCGCTGTGCTGCACAGCAAAACCAATGGCAACATTCAGCTGATTGCCATTAACACTTTGGGGGTTCTCTATGTATTGGAAAACGGTAACAGCGTCCAGTCCATGGCGGATCTGAAAGGGAAAACCATCAGCGCCACCGGGCAAGGAGCGACGCCGGAATATGCCCTAAATTATTTGCTGGAGCAGAACGGCCTGGTTCCCGGCCAAGATGTCACGGTAGACTTCCTGTCCGAACACGCGGAGCTGGCGACCCTGACCGCCACTGGGAAAGCTGATTTGGTGATGTTGCCGGAGCCCTTTGTTACTTCGGTAATGGCGAAAAACAGTGACGTCCGGATTGCGCTTGACATTACCGACGAATGGCGGCAAGCTACTGCCAAAGCCGGCACTACTGGAGTGGAACTGACCATGGGCTGTCTGGTGGCGCGCAAAGATTTTGCTGAGGCCAACAAAGAGGCGGTTGATACTTTTCTGACCGAATATGAGGCTTCCACCGCCTTTGTCAATGAGCATACAGGCGAAGCGGCCCAGATGGTGGCCGCAAATGGTATTATGGCTGATGCCGCTTTGGCCGAGAAAGCGATTCCGGGCTGCAACATCGTTTACCTGGACGGCGAGGCCATGCGGCGGAGCGCCATGGCTTTCTATGATGTTCTATTTGATGCCAACCCCAAAGCTGTCGGGGGGAAATTGCCAAGTGACGACTTCTATTACGCCAAATAA
- a CDS encoding ABC transporter permease subunit, translating to MPTPKLSGGNCQVTTSITPNKKKPPRIYLGQVLVAVIWLGVWALLYRLVGQDVLLASPVQVLHTLGRLVVTSEFWLSVGNSLLRVLLGFLLAVAAGSGLAVLTSFVPAARAFLVPAISTIKATPVASFIILALIWLHGDRVSVFIAFLMVLPIIWTNVAQGIAKTDRRLLEMGQVFRFSRLKTLRFIYLPSVMPYFLAACMTGMGFAWKAGIAAEVLGVPRQSIGEHLYNAKIYLETAELLAWTVVVVVLSVLVEYVLVNVIRRMGQKYNVGQD from the coding sequence ATGCCAACCCCAAAGCTGTCGGGGGGAAATTGCCAAGTGACGACTTCTATTACGCCAAATAAGAAAAAACCACCCCGCATCTACCTGGGTCAGGTGTTGGTGGCTGTGATTTGGCTGGGTGTATGGGCCCTGCTCTATCGACTGGTTGGGCAAGACGTGCTGCTGGCTTCCCCGGTACAGGTGCTGCATACTCTTGGCCGACTGGTGGTCACCAGCGAGTTTTGGCTGTCGGTGGGCAACTCGTTACTGCGGGTGCTGCTGGGCTTTTTGCTGGCGGTTGCCGCCGGTTCGGGGCTGGCGGTGCTCACTAGTTTTGTCCCGGCTGCCCGGGCGTTTTTGGTCCCAGCCATCAGTACGATTAAGGCGACGCCGGTAGCTTCGTTTATCATCTTGGCGCTTATTTGGCTGCACGGCGACCGTGTTTCGGTGTTCATCGCCTTCCTGATGGTACTTCCTATTATATGGACCAATGTGGCTCAGGGGATTGCCAAGACCGATCGCCGTCTGCTGGAGATGGGCCAGGTGTTTCGCTTTTCCCGGCTGAAGACTTTGCGTTTTATCTACCTTCCCTCAGTAATGCCGTATTTTCTGGCCGCCTGCATGACCGGGATGGGGTTTGCCTGGAAAGCGGGAATCGCAGCCGAGGTGCTTGGTGTACCGCGGCAGTCGATAGGTGAACACCTGTACAATGCCAAAATCTATCTGGAGACAGCGGAATTGTTGGCTTGGACTGTGGTTGTGGTGGTACTGAGTGTGTTGGTGGAGTATGTACTGGTAAATGTGATCAGACGGATGGGACAAAAATACAATGTTGGTCAGGATTAA
- a CDS encoding redoxin domain-containing protein: protein MKGGRAVPEEFKVGCERPDLEPPTAPVAEPSISTVKEEKKPVIKVGKPAPDFKAPAFHQGKFITTSLSEYKGKWVVLCFYPGDFTFV, encoded by the coding sequence ATGAAAGGAGGCCGCGCTGTGCCGGAAGAGTTTAAGGTGGGATGCGAGCGGCCGGATCTTGAGCCGCCGACAGCTCCAGTTGCTGAACCCAGCATTAGCACCGTTAAGGAGGAGAAGAAACCAGTGATTAAAGTTGGTAAACCGGCTCCGGATTTCAAAGCCCCTGCTTTCCATCAGGGCAAGTTCATAACCACCAGTCTGTCGGAATATAAAGGTAAATGGGTAGTGCTTTGTTTTTATCCAGGTGATTTCACCTTCGT
- a CDS encoding ABC transporter ATP-binding protein: MIKLVELSKRFPNVEVLDRFSLELPERGIVAFMGPSGSGKTTLFLLISGLLLPDGGSVEAPERCAFVFQEDRLLPWSSVGENIEIVLDGPQQHTGIAQRLLVELGLGGTENQSIQELSGGMRRRVAIGRALAFDAPVLLMDEPFKGLDTVTKKQVMDIIAPQAKERLILLNTHDPGEALNLADELYLLNGPPLEVAKRIVIPEPYSTRRTDPTFRAQYQGLLDIA, translated from the coding sequence ATGATAAAGCTGGTAGAACTGAGCAAACGTTTTCCAAACGTAGAGGTGCTGGATCGCTTTTCTCTGGAGCTGCCGGAGCGGGGGATCGTTGCCTTTATGGGCCCTTCCGGTTCAGGCAAAACTACTCTGTTTCTGTTGATAAGCGGACTGTTGCTGCCTGATGGCGGTTCGGTGGAAGCCCCGGAGCGGTGTGCATTTGTTTTCCAGGAGGATCGCCTGCTGCCCTGGAGCAGCGTGGGGGAGAACATCGAAATCGTGCTGGATGGGCCACAGCAGCATACCGGTATCGCTCAGCGCTTGCTGGTGGAACTGGGTCTGGGCGGAACTGAAAACCAGTCAATACAAGAACTAAGCGGTGGCATGCGGCGGCGGGTGGCTATTGGCCGGGCCCTGGCCTTCGACGCTCCTGTATTGTTAATGGATGAACCATTCAAGGGTTTGGACACAGTCACGAAAAAGCAGGTTATGGATATTATCGCCCCGCAGGCCAAGGAAAGACTGATTTTGCTTAATACCCATGATCCGGGGGAAGCGCTGAATTTGGCTGACGAACTGTATCTGCTGAACGGTCCGCCGCTTGAAGTTGCTAAGCGGATCGTGATCCCTGAACCATACAGCACCCGTCGCACCGATCCTACTTTTCGGGCCCAGTATCAGGGGCTGCTGGATATTGCTTGA